The proteins below are encoded in one region of Belonocnema kinseyi isolate 2016_QV_RU_SX_M_011 chromosome 3, B_treatae_v1, whole genome shotgun sequence:
- the LOC117168896 gene encoding uncharacterized protein LOC117168896 isoform X3, with protein MRSNYQPTSPPRILEPLPARLALDPVTKKLVGIWFNGKLEPPNFRALGIPPRSPDRVQHAVTFDTSPSLVPDGSLVYRGPRSTPVGVFKGHQTYVYRPSD; from the exons ATGCGATCTAATTATCAGCCGACATCGCCACCGCGTATTCTTGAACCGCTTCCTGCTCGACTAGCATTGGATCCAGTTACTAAAAAACTTGTTGGAATATGGTTTAATGGAAAACTTGAGCCACCCAACTTTCGTGCACTAGGAA TTCCACCAAGATCTCCAGATAGAGTACAACACGCAGTAACTTTTG ATACATCGCCATCTCTTGTTCCTGATGGTTCTTTAGTGTACCGTGGACCACGATCTACTCCGGTTGGTGTATTCAAAGGACATCAGACGTACGTTTATCGCCCCTCTG